tcctcatcatcatctccgtCTTCTTCATCGTCAGCGTCAGCATCAGCATCAGCATCTTCTCTTGGTTCTTCATGATCACCATCTGATGGATGTGATTGCCTTTGGAGGAAAGACATTATCAACTGCCCCATTCTTTCCTGGCCCTCGTCTTGgagctcttcttcttcttgactAGCTTGTATTTGTACATGGGACATTATCATTTGATCCATTTTCGTTCTGAACTCACCACCAAGGAAACTTGACACTGTCTTCCTGTTCAGATCAAATCATAAATTTATTTCTTAATGTTGAACAAGATCATGTTTATTGAAAGATACAAACAAATTAATACAAATACCTTTGAAGGAGTTGCTTGATTTCGTTATCTTCAGAACTACAAGTAAGCATCTCTTCGTACCATCCTTTCCTAAGATCTTCCCAGTAGCTACGCGGCCGAGCTATATCAGCGAACCAATCATAATTTGTATCCCCAAAATCTTGTTCATTTCCTTCCCAGTTATCCATAGATTCAAAAGCTTCTTCACCTGCTCCAAAATTGTGGACTTCCGAGCTTGTTCCTTGCCAAGTTACATCTGATCTTGCACTGCTTTCTTCATGAACATCATCATGAACTTCACTCGTCTGTGACAATGAGTCAGCCTGCTGTTCACTAGTACAAAAATCTCTACAATTACTGGTTTTCATCAGCCTTGTGGAACCATGTTTGCTATTTACAGTACAATTATCTATCTCTTTCCCACTTTTTGAAACCACCTGCTGTTGATGCTGAtcagtagaagaagaagaaatgccTGGATTATTATCAATTTTAAGCACATGATCGAGTGTGGAATCATTTTTGTTATCCACAATAATGCACTTCTCTTTACAACTTTTAGGAGTTGTTGCAGCCTGGTGATTATTAACAGAAATATCTCCACAATGATTGGATTTAATCACTTGATGGAGGAGTGTTGTACGATTTTGATTTTCGTTAATTACAATGCTATTCTCAATCTCCTTACCACTTCTAGGAGTCAAGCTACTTGTTGCATCATCACCAATGCCTCTACTAAATCTCTCCCTGCATCCATGGATGCCCCACAATCACTTGATAAATCAATCAATAAGGTATTTGattaattaaagataaaaaaaaaaaatacctgaGAGACAAGCGATGTGATCGATTAGCATGAGATGGTGTAGTGCATTGAGCTGATTGATATTGTTCCCGTTGTCGATTCTGGATTGCCATACCACGTTCGAGGGATCTTACACGCAGCATAGACtatgtatataaaaatgaaattgattaacttgcatttcatcaaacacataATGTGCATTCAAAGGAAAGGAAGGAAAATTAACCTGAATTCGGCCACGGTGAGGGAACTTTGCCACAGTATGGCGGTCTAGAATTGAATTGAGCTCTCTCTTCCTTTCTTGTTCCATTTGCACTAACAAATCATTGAAAGCTTGTCTCCCTCGTATTTTCAGCGAATTTACATTCACAACTAATGAAAACGTATTCGGATCAGCTGCTGCTTCTGCACTCCTACGGGGAGATGGATCGCATATACTGCTACCTTGCTCGTTCTCATTACCAGCATTCTCACATTTTAATCGTTTTATAATATCTGCAATTCTAACTCTCTCCCTCTCTCCTGCATCTAAACAACCCGCCAATAAATCTTCACACACACCAGAAGTTCTTGTCGACGACGACGATGATGCTATCATCTCATTGTTTACGGCCACTATATCTTCATTTTTTGATGTTGATGCTGCAATCTCATTGTTTGGTTCATGCAAATCATCATTTGCAACCACCGAGCTTGGACTAGTCTTGGAGCTACTGGACCTAGATTCCTCAATTTTTGGTTCAGGCGGATGTATTATCTCAGAAACAAAAGTTGTTGTACTAGGAGCGAGTGCCGATTTAGGGCTATTTTTGTGGCTGTTGCAGCGATCGACTTTGATGTGAGCAGGGTGTAACCTTGCCTCCCACATCTGCACGAGCGAAGAGGCAGGTTTTTGAGAATTATTATCTTCAGAGGAAGATAGAGATGATGATTCTTCAATTGTTGAGACCATTTCTTCAGCCTGTTTGGCGGCCCAACGATCAAGAATCATCGCCTGCTTCCCCGCATTCATATCCTTGTTATCATCTTCTTGGAAATTAGTAATACACGTCAAGTTTTGATGATTCTGAGAATTCTCCTCTTCTGGAACAGAGGAAACAGAGATACAGAGATGATCCCTAACCAATTCCTTTAGATTCTTCTGAAAAACAGCTTGTGTAGCAGCAGAAGCCATTGTATTGCATCTTTCGCGCCTCTTCTGATCCTTCAAAACGCAACTAAATGACGAAGCCACCTCTAGTTGCGAATACGCCATTAATTAATCAATCCAAATCCTGATTTCCAAAAATATAGAAACAAATCAACAAATATTTGATCATCCCCGTGCCCATTTTGATCCTTCAAAACAGGCCATTTGCAAATGAGAGAAAAACAAGAGATATTCAATAAACAATTAACGGGTGAGGAACAATTGTATCTCCACCAATAAATCTATTAATTGCCAAAAACAGGAGAAAGACAATCAGAGGAGAGGAGATATATACTCGTTTTAGCTTTCCCTCCAAAGTACTATAACAAAACAGGTAAATTTAGGATAAGGAATTCAACAAGAATTATATGACAGCGAAAGAGCGGCTAAAATGGCATTCAAAATTACCTTCAAAAATATAAAGATGTCCGTCCAATATATTGTACAGAGAGACGTTATGGTGTGAGATTATGAATTATgacgatgatgatgaagatgaagttTTAGCCGTTAGGATTATGGGGGTGGGGGTGGGGTCCGTAAGTAAGTGGGTTTAGCAAAGAAAAAAAAGCATGAATCAGTAACTAAGAGCGTTACAATAATATATGTTTTTGCCTTTTCTATCTTTATATACTGATCTGATTGATTTCACTAACTGCTCAGAGCGTATcctcattatttttttattattattcatcatcattttctttttcactGAAAAGATTAAATTCTCCTTTATTACGCTTTCCAAAAATTCAATATTgaatgtttcaaaaaaaaatttgaatatt
The DNA window shown above is from Euphorbia lathyris chromosome 1, ddEupLath1.1, whole genome shotgun sequence and carries:
- the LOC136206666 gene encoding uncharacterized protein; protein product: MAYSQLEVASSFSCVLKDQKRRERCNTMASAATQAVFQKNLKELVRDHLCISVSSVPEEENSQNHQNLTCITNFQEDDNKDMNAGKQAMILDRWAAKQAEEMVSTIEESSSLSSSEDNNSQKPASSLVQMWEARLHPAHIKVDRCNSHKNSPKSALAPSTTTFVSEIIHPPEPKIEESRSSSSKTSPSSVVANDDLHEPNNEIAASTSKNEDIVAVNNEMIASSSSSTRTSGVCEDLLAGCLDAGERERVRIADIIKRLKCENAGNENEQGSSICDPSPRRSAEAAADPNTFSLVVNVNSLKIRGRQAFNDLLVQMEQERKRELNSILDRHTVAKFPHRGRIQSMLRVRSLERGMAIQNRQREQYQSAQCTTPSHANRSHRLSLRERFSRGIGDDATSSLTPRSGKEIENSIVINENQNRTTLLHQVIKSNHCGDISVNNHQAATTPKSCKEKCIIVDNKNDSTLDHVLKIDNNPGISSSSTDQHQQQVVSKSGKEIDNCTVNSKHGSTRLMKTSNCRDFCTSEQQADSLSQTSEVHDDVHEESSARSDVTWQGTSSEVHNFGAGEEAFESMDNWEGNEQDFGDTNYDWFADIARPRSYWEDLRKGWYEEMLTCSSEDNEIKQLLQRKTVSSFLGGEFRTKMDQMIMSHVQIQASQEEEELQDEGQERMGQLIMSFLQRQSHPSDGDHEEPREDADADADADDEEDGDDDEEECVEDEQAVEEGSENPQSAYSSWYQQVSVDDSEQVSQPSLRSETSIPHQEVQVFPAPSTETDLRGQMEQLQREMYELRKAMQAYLQMQTQMHSSVKEVAVQPEPANYLIKKERKCCICYDKQVDTFLYRCGHMCTCLRCAHELQWSSGKCPICRAPILDVVRAYMDT